In Cryptomeria japonica chromosome 10, Sugi_1.0, whole genome shotgun sequence, a genomic segment contains:
- the LOC131069342 gene encoding putative anthocyanidin reductase isoform X1: MDKEDGKRETVCVTGAAGFIGSCLVKNLLQRGYTVHATLRDPENPAKTSYLLSLPGAKERLHLFKADLLQHGSFDSAVEGCDFVISMATSLDFQGDVVNNTVDGTVDILRSCKKAKTVKRVIHTSSVVAAYPLNEDGQLKEVLDESCWTPVDYIKRKDAVMGMYAASKTLAEQAALLFGAEEEIEVVTVLVGMVGGPSLIPTIPGSVSVMLAPLTGNRLFYEILVSSKTRLGSMALVHVEDVCSAHIYLMEHPSAAGRYVCCSDPVTVADILNFFHKRYPEIPLAFGNEEEEEEWKKAVVPISSKKLIDLGYSYKYHLEDILSDSVECARRMTVL, from the exons ATGGATAAAGAAGACGGTAAGAGGGAAACAGTGTGTGTAACTGGAGCCGCAGGATTCATCGGATCTTGCCTCGTCAAAAATCTTCTGCAAAGGGGTTATACAGTTCACGCTACCTTGAGAGATCCTG AAAACCCAGCTAAAACTAGTTATCTGCTATCTCTTCCGGGAGCCAAAGAAAGGCTGCATCTGTTCAAAGCAGATCTTTTGCAACATGGCAGCTTTGACTCCGCTGTTGAAGGCTGCGATTTCGTCATCAGCATGGCCACTTCTCTGGATTTCCAG GGCGATGTTGTCAATAATACTGTTGATGGAACGGTGGACATTCTAagatcttgcaagaaagcaaaaacTGTGAAGCGAGTGATCCATACATCTTCCGTCGTCGCAGCTTACCCTCTAAATGAAGACGGTCAACTTAAGGAGGTGCTTGATGAATCCTGCTGGACTCCTGTTGATTATATCAAACGAAAAGACGCCGTTATGGGA ATGTATGCAGCATCAAAGACTTTAGCGGAGCAAGCAGCTCTGCTATTCGgagcggaggaagagattgaagtGGTAACAGTGTTGGTAGGGATGGTGGGAGGTCCTTCTCTAATCCCCACAATTCCTGGGAGCGTTTCAGTAATGTTAGCACCACTCACAG GGAACCGACTATTTTATGAAATATTAGTTTCGAGTAAAACTCGGTTAGGATCGATGGCATTGGTTCACGTGGAAGATGTATGCAGTGCACATATTTATTTGATGGAGCACCCATCCGCAGCAGGTCGATATGTGTGCTGTTCTGATCCCGTGACTGTTGCTGACATTCTCAACTTCTTTCACAAACGATATCCAGAAATCCCTTTGGCTTTTGG GAacgaagaggaagaagaggaatggAAGAAAGCAGTAGTACCGATTTCCTCCAAGAAACTGATTGATCTGGGATACTCGTACAAGTATCATCTGGAGGATATACTCAGTGACAGTGTTGAATGCGCAAGGCGAATGACAGTCTTGTGA
- the LOC131069342 gene encoding putative anthocyanidin reductase isoform X2: protein MDKEDGKRETVCVTGAAGFIGSCLVKNLLQRGYTVHATLRDPENPAKTSYLLSLPGAKERLHLFKADLLQHGSFDSAVEGCDFVISMATSLDFQGDVVNNTVDGTVDILRSCKKAKTVKRVIHTSSVVAAYPLNEDGQLKEVLDESCWTPVDYIKRKDAVMGMYAASKTLAEQAALLFGAEEEIEVVTVLVGMVGGPSLIPTIPGSVSVMLAPLTGTKRKKRNGRKQ from the exons ATGGATAAAGAAGACGGTAAGAGGGAAACAGTGTGTGTAACTGGAGCCGCAGGATTCATCGGATCTTGCCTCGTCAAAAATCTTCTGCAAAGGGGTTATACAGTTCACGCTACCTTGAGAGATCCTG AAAACCCAGCTAAAACTAGTTATCTGCTATCTCTTCCGGGAGCCAAAGAAAGGCTGCATCTGTTCAAAGCAGATCTTTTGCAACATGGCAGCTTTGACTCCGCTGTTGAAGGCTGCGATTTCGTCATCAGCATGGCCACTTCTCTGGATTTCCAG GGCGATGTTGTCAATAATACTGTTGATGGAACGGTGGACATTCTAagatcttgcaagaaagcaaaaacTGTGAAGCGAGTGATCCATACATCTTCCGTCGTCGCAGCTTACCCTCTAAATGAAGACGGTCAACTTAAGGAGGTGCTTGATGAATCCTGCTGGACTCCTGTTGATTATATCAAACGAAAAGACGCCGTTATGGGA ATGTATGCAGCATCAAAGACTTTAGCGGAGCAAGCAGCTCTGCTATTCGgagcggaggaagagattgaagtGGTAACAGTGTTGGTAGGGATGGTGGGAGGTCCTTCTCTAATCCCCACAATTCCTGGGAGCGTTTCAGTAATGTTAGCACCACTCACAG GAacgaagaggaagaagaggaatggAAGAAAGCAGTAG